A window of Drosophila subobscura isolate 14011-0131.10 chromosome E, UCBerk_Dsub_1.0, whole genome shotgun sequence contains these coding sequences:
- the LOC117892488 gene encoding E3 ubiquitin-protein ligase Topors — translation MAEVVEELPAAAAASYADDVAASVIVEPVGTGLPGGLALTANGTGSRTLTLPPAAMKFADLTESGSESGDGDGDGDGDGSANANGNGEPGTSASGSGRTSPPPNCAICLSRCKRKCFTDSCMHQFCFKCLCEWSKVKAECPLCKQPFKTIIHNVRTLDDFDSYPVQNSSPPIPDHHPALRFQIVRRPRFMPLVQNQSSMTNDLDGAAAAGDASQDGLPTVETAGGIRHAYNRFEPYRMELMNFYRHDQDPAISGSSLSQLWRRYVYDRKLYALPVSDTLTGHFREWSARFYRNNPAQMHRLMPWIHRDIVCLLRNAAHSVSTVMQLMHDILPMTNILGPTFRRRLSPYLGARTSHFIHELFNFARSPFDMIGYDHVVQYSARVAEEVEVDLLDMVETQSSNESDLHLEVGDGETANAESSNEWNAANDRPSTSVIVTNPGATHSFSVTMDSDGSELPGISVRRATTSTVGSQTVAINLSMRRPASDSEVIEIDDGDAAANAEVAAITDGSSSNRRQAGASIPISAHIELESSSSSSGDDECVFVLELKPPHLRTPEQVTLDSNSDSDVVFVHEVNESPPASHRPTAATTDAANVAVQNEAQTANQGLYMGPSTSAAASRGKNWKQCYDYARRQDLLRIAGSTRSKRTRHPTFLSSVSQSSSSSSSSSSSSSSSSATLFKWSSSSDDSSESSGNSEVPLATTKRRLRKAQSRKRPAAQKPKRSTRKRSRRQVEQATAQSPPKQEDQEEEEEKKLPVAEREPEHASTSDGSSSDDESGGGSSEASVPKKKSSSEDSDDGSPELNLQLSALRAALRSEAVLEDRKPLKLELHMPKEEQPQHSQAPPPGGSMHQQSLEETQAECSAPKRRRSCSNSNLSSHSASVASSSTTTASSSSALSSFNWRATSYASDPLVRGTGTTDEHDIAHSLIELSTLTHERNAADTADGADADVDVDGGVSGGLFNDQSSGVEEAIVFLRHALPNTANSLEEDVHMGLYSDADAEGSNQYQMESAIDVVGEPLVEADADAETADDTATATEDQEEDEDDEDDDNENENEDEEEEENGAEDEEDDEDDEDNDNDNDNDDDEDEENDNENDNDED, via the exons ATGGCGGAGGTGGTAGAGGAGCtgcccgcagcagcagccgcctcctATGCGGACGATGTCGCTGCTTCTGTTATTGTTGAGCCTGTTGGCACAGGCCTACCGGGCGGACTAGCCCTCACGGCCAACGGCACTGGCAGCAGAACCCTAACCCTGCCACCGGCAGCCATGAAATTCGCCGATCTCACGGAGAGTGGCAGCGAAAGTGGCGACggtgatggcgatggcgacggCGATGGCAGTGCCAATGCCAACGGCAACGGAGAGCCGGGCACCAGTGCTTCGGGCAGTGGACGCACCTCGCCGCCACCCAACTGTGCCATCTGCTTGTCGCGCTGCAAGCGGAAATGCTTCACCGACTCGTGCATGCATCAGTTTTGCTTCAAGTGTCTGTGCGAGTGGAGCAAG GTTAAAGCTGAGTGCCCGCTGTGCAAGCAGCCCTTCAAGACAATCATCCACAATGTGCGCACCCTGGACGACTTCGACAGCTATCCGGTACAGAACTCATCACCGCCCATACCCGATCATCATCCAGCGTTGCGTTTCCAAATTGTGCGGCGACCCAGGTTCATGCCGCTGGTGCAGAATCAGTCATCGATGACGAACGATCTGGAcggcgctgcggctgcgggTGATGCCTCACAGGATGGCCTGCCCACCGTTGAAACGGCAGGTGGGATCCGACACGCGTACAACCGCTTCGAGCCGTACCGCATGGAGTTGATGAACTTCTATCGGCACGACCAGGATCCCGCCATCTCGGGCAGCTCACTGAGCCAGCTCTGGCGGCGTTATGTCTACGATCGCAAGCTCTATGCCCTGCCAGTCAGTGACACTCTCACCGGCCACTTTCGCGAGTGGAGTGCTCGTTTCTACAG AAACAATCCTGCCCAGATGCATCGCCTGATGCCGTGGATACACCGCGACATTGTGTGCCTGCTGAGGAATGCTGCGCACAGTGTCAGCACCGTGATGCAGCTGATGCACGACATTCTGCCCATGACAAACATACTGGGACCGACATTCCGGCGCCGCTTGTCGCCGTACTTGGGCGCGCGCACCAGTCACTTCATTCACGAGCTGTTCAACTTTGCCCGCTCCCCATTCGATATGATTGGCTACGACCACGTGGTGCAGTACTCGGCCCGTGTGGCGGAGGAGGTGGAAGTGGATCTGCTGGACATGGTCGAGACACAGTCGTCCAACGAGAGCGACTTGCACTTGGAGGTCGGCGATGGGGAGACGGCGAATGCAGAGTCATCGAACGAGTGGAATGCCGCCAACGATCGTCCGTCCACCAGTGTGATTGTGACCAATCCCGGTGCCACACATTCCTTCAGCGTGACCATGGACAGCGATGGCAGCGAGCTGCCAGGGATCTCAGTACGACGTGCCACCACCTCGACCGTCGGCTCCCAGACAGTGGCCATCAACTTGAGCATGCGGCGTCCGGCCAGCGACTCGGAAGTGATCGAGATCGATGATGGCGATGCTGCGGCCAATGCCGAGGTGGCCGCCATCACCGATGGCAGCAGCTCAAACAGGCGACAGGCCGGCGCCAGCATACCGATTAGTGCCCACATTGagctggagagcagcagcagctccagcggcgATGATGAGTGTGTCTTtgtgctggagctgaagccGCCGCATTTGCGCACACCCGAACAGGTGACGCTCGACTCCAACAGCGATTCGGACGTTGTGTTTGTGCATGAAGTGAATGAGAGTCCGCCGGCCAGCCATCGCCCAacggcagccacaacagacGCCGCAAATGTTGCGGTACAGAATGAGGCTCAGACGGCAAACCAAGGCCTGTATATGGGTCCCAGCACAAGCGCTGCCGCCAGCAGAGGCAAGAACTGGAAGCAGTGCTACGACTACGCACGTCGTCAGGATCTATTACGCATCGCTGGCTCCACACGCTCGAAACGCACCAGGCATCCCACTTTCCTTTCCTCAGtcagccaaagcagcagctcgagcagcagcagcagcagcagcagcagtagcagcagtgcCACACTCTTCAAGTGGAGCTCGAGCAGCGATGACAGCAGCgaaagcagcggcaacagcgaGGTTCCCTTGGCCACCACCAAAAGAAGACTTCGCAAAGCGCAGTCACGCAAGCGTCCAGCTGCACAGAAGCCCAAGAGATCAACACGAAAGCGCAGCAGGCGACAGGTCGAGCAGGCCACAGCACAGAGTCCACCAAAACAGGAGGatcaggaggaggaggaagagaagAAGCTGCCGGTGGCTGAGCGCGAGCCCGAGCACGCAAGCACCTCCGATGGCAGTTCAAGCGATGATGAGtcgggcggcggcagcagtgaAGCGAGTG TAcccaaaaagaagagcagcagcgaggactCTGACGATGGCAGCCCGGAACTTAATCTGCAGCTTAGCGCTCTGCGTGCCGCTTTGCGCTCAGAGGCAGTCTTGGAGGATCGAAAGCCGCTCAAGCTGGAGCTGCACATgcccaaggaggagcagccacagcactcACAGGCGCCACCACCAGGCGGGAGTATGCATCAGCAGTCATTGGAGGAAACGCAGGCCGAGTGCAGTGCGCCGAAGCGTcgtcgcagctgcagcaataGCAATCTGTCCAGCCACAGTGCCAGCgtggcgagcagcagcacaacaacagcctcctccagctcggccCTGAGCTCGTTCAACTGGCGCGCAACGAGCTATGCGAGTGACCCCCTGGTgcgtggcactggcactaCCGACGAGCACGACATTGCCCACTCCCTGATTGAGCTGTCCACACTGACGCATGAGAGAAACGCTGCTGACACTGCCGACGGTGCAGACGCCGACGTGGACGTGGATGGTGGCGTCAGTGGAGGTCTGTTCAATGATCAGTCGAGTGGCGTCGAGGAGGCAATTGTCTTTCTGCGCCATGCTCTGCCAAACACTGCCAATAGCCTGGAGGAGGATGTGCATATGGGCTTGTACTCGGATGCGGATGCCGAAGGCAGCAATCAATATCAAATGGAGTCGGCCATCGATGTGGTTGGGGAGCCGCTGGTGGAAGccgatgcagatgcagagacGGCGGAtgacactgccacagccaccgaaGATCaagaggaggatgaggacgacGAAGATGATgacaatgaaaacgaaaatgaagatgaggaagaggaagagaaCGGAgctgaggatgaggaggacgatgaagatgatgaggataatgacaacgacaatgacaatgacgacgacgaagacgaagaaaatgataatgaaaatgataatgatgaagaTTAG
- the LOC117891129 gene encoding uncharacterized protein LOC117891129 isoform X2 — protein MARRNKRTSYEQYQIYLDMMEFNPVLASGRASRYEDLMKWKQLSDKLNNCRTGPSLEPEEWRKRLNDWKNTTRCKYRRSLMATEKDISMTMLENRALDLFGKVPSATGEALLNLKSEKDDGDDEMEDIGQRTSAAFQKELQAAVEEAINDEVDDEDMLEEHVEQEDIIDENLTDNGGALEAANAATTAVNTGGGTYRTIVVDNTSFEHVEEPHPVEFVAARRTPASSNSSVHAVINSGAVVETKLINGELPVKRLRTQTRPDQIIYHVQNAPRCISNKQDVPPLLSTKVERDTTPLSAALSSQDGQQIAHQLKRLADINYETLQFEIARFKFNNPGFQYNPPSL, from the exons atGGCCAGACGCAACAAACGCACCTCCTACGAGCAGTACCAGATTTATCTGGATATGATGGAGTTTAATCCAGTGTTGGCAAGCGGCAGGGCGTCGCGCTACGAGGACCtaatgaaatggaaacaattGAGCGATAAGCTAAACAATTGCCGGACGGGGCCCAGTCTGGAACCCGAAGAGTGGCGAAAG CGACTGAACGATTGGAAGAACACGACAAGATGCAAGTACAGACGCAGCCTGATGGCTACCGAGAAGGACATATCGATGACGATGCTAGAAAACAGAGCACTCGATCTGTTTGGCAAGGTGCCCTCGGCCACGGGCGAGGCCCTGCTGAATCTGAAGTCCGAGAAGGACGACGGCGACGATGAGATGGAGGACATTGGACAGCGCACTTCGGCCGCGTTCCAAAAGGAGCTGCAAGCCGCCGTCGAGGAGGCCATTAACGATGAAGTAGACGACGAGGATATGCTCGAGGAACACGTCGAACAGGAGGACATTATCGACGAAAATCTAACCGACAACGGTGGCGCCCTTGAAGCCGCGAATGCTGCCACAACCGCTGTAAATACGGGCGGTGGCACTTACCGCACCATCGTCGTGGACAACACATCGTTTGAGCACGTGGAAGAGCCGCATCCCGTTGAGTTTGTGGCCGCACGTCGTACGCCTGCTTCCAGCAACTCCAGCGTCCATGCAGTCATCAATTCCGGCGCTGTCGTTGAAACCAAGCTCATCAATGGCGAACTGCCCGTGAAGCGATTGCGCACCCAGACCCGGCCCGATCAAATCATCTACCATG TTCAAAATGCGCCGCGTTGCATTTCAAACAAACAGGACGTGCCGCCGCTGCTCAGTACAAAGGTGGAGCGGGATACCACACCGTTGAGTGCTGCACTGAGCAGCCAGGATGGCCAGCAGATAGCCCATCAGCTGAAGCGTCTGGCCGACATCAACTACGAGACACTGCAGTTCGAGATCGCGCGATTCAAGTTCAATAATCCGGGTTTCCAATACAATCCGCCGTCCTTATAG
- the LOC117891129 gene encoding uncharacterized protein LOC117891129 isoform X1 produces the protein MESKMDRRKKRTSSEQYQMYIDMMEADSIFATGRVPRDYDLNYLTKKWKELSDRLNKCSSGPTLTPEEWRKRLNDWKNTTRCKYRRSLMATEKDISMTMLENRALDLFGKVPSATGEALLNLKSEKDDGDDEMEDIGQRTSAAFQKELQAAVEEAINDEVDDEDMLEEHVEQEDIIDENLTDNGGALEAANAATTAVNTGGGTYRTIVVDNTSFEHVEEPHPVEFVAARRTPASSNSSVHAVINSGAVVETKLINGELPVKRLRTQTRPDQIIYHVQNAPRCISNKQDVPPLLSTKVERDTTPLSAALSSQDGQQIAHQLKRLADINYETLQFEIARFKFNNPGFQYNPPSL, from the exons ATGGAAAGCAAAATGGACCGAAGAAAGAAGCGCACATCCTCGGAACAGTACCAGATGTACATAGACATGATGGAGGCGGACTCAATTTTCGCCACCGGACGGGTGCCGCGCGATTATGATCTTAACTATTTGACAAAAAAATGGAAGGAGCTCTCCGACCGGCTAAACAAATGCAGTTCGGGCCCCACACTCACACCCGAGGAGTGGCGCAAG CGACTGAACGATTGGAAGAACACGACAAGATGCAAGTACAGACGCAGCCTGATGGCTACCGAGAAGGACATATCGATGACGATGCTAGAAAACAGAGCACTCGATCTGTTTGGCAAGGTGCCCTCGGCCACGGGCGAGGCCCTGCTGAATCTGAAGTCCGAGAAGGACGACGGCGACGATGAGATGGAGGACATTGGACAGCGCACTTCGGCCGCGTTCCAAAAGGAGCTGCAAGCCGCCGTCGAGGAGGCCATTAACGATGAAGTAGACGACGAGGATATGCTCGAGGAACACGTCGAACAGGAGGACATTATCGACGAAAATCTAACCGACAACGGTGGCGCCCTTGAAGCCGCGAATGCTGCCACAACCGCTGTAAATACGGGCGGTGGCACTTACCGCACCATCGTCGTGGACAACACATCGTTTGAGCACGTGGAAGAGCCGCATCCCGTTGAGTTTGTGGCCGCACGTCGTACGCCTGCTTCCAGCAACTCCAGCGTCCATGCAGTCATCAATTCCGGCGCTGTCGTTGAAACCAAGCTCATCAATGGCGAACTGCCCGTGAAGCGATTGCGCACCCAGACCCGGCCCGATCAAATCATCTACCATG TTCAAAATGCGCCGCGTTGCATTTCAAACAAACAGGACGTGCCGCCGCTGCTCAGTACAAAGGTGGAGCGGGATACCACACCGTTGAGTGCTGCACTGAGCAGCCAGGATGGCCAGCAGATAGCCCATCAGCTGAAGCGTCTGGCCGACATCAACTACGAGACACTGCAGTTCGAGATCGCGCGATTCAAGTTCAATAATCCGGGTTTCCAATACAATCCGCCGTCCTTATAG
- the LOC117891129 gene encoding uncharacterized protein LOC117891129 isoform X3 encodes MARRNKRTSYEQYQIYLDMMEFNPVLASGRASRYEDLMKWKQLSDKLNNCRTGPSLEPEEWRKRLNDWKNTTRCKYRRITMSPGAKLSLSPLETRALGIFGESADVSTVVIDDSSEYLDEELVESYAESSEDASPPPKAIRISEGPPSKVKQVPVQYKERPPTKIINGQLPVKRVRVQVPQQLYEVKSSLRNDTPTYAQEIENQLQRIADIHNAGLQFKIACFKYSNPGFEYNSPEL; translated from the exons atGGCCAGACGCAACAAACGCACCTCCTACGAGCAGTACCAGATTTATCTGGATATGATGGAGTTTAATCCAGTGTTGGCAAGCGGCAGGGCGTCGCGCTACGAGGACCtaatgaaatggaaacaattGAGCGATAAGCTAAACAATTGCCGGACGGGGCCCAGTCTGGAACCCGAAGAGTGGCGAAAG CGCCTGAACGATTGGAAGAACACAACGCGGTGTAAATACAGGCGCATCACGATGTCACCAGGAGCCAAGTTATCCCTCTCGCCGCTCGAAACCAGAGCCTTGGGTATTTTTGGTGAGAGCGCGGACGTGAGCACAGTGGTCATCGACGATAGTAGCGAATACCTGGACGAGGAACTAGTTGAGAGCTACGCAGAGTCGAGCGAAGATGCCAGCCCGCCCCCAAAAGCTATACGAATTAGCGAGGGTCCCCCAAGCAAAGTTAAGCAGGTGCCAGTGCAGTACAAAGAGCGTCCAcccaccaagatcatcaatgGACAACTTCCCGTGAAGCGGGTGCGCGTACAAGTACCCCAGCAGCTCTATGAAG TGAAAAGTTCGCTTCGGAACGACACTCCCACGTACGCTCAGGAGATTGAGAATCAGCTGCAACGAATCGCGGACATCCACAACGCCGGACTGCAGTTCAAGATTGCTTGTTTCAAGTACAGTAATCCCGGATTTGAGTACAATTCGCCAGAGTTATAG
- the LOC117892489 gene encoding headcase protein → MSTRQMISWRIYVYANSLYSVQPSDKRGFREWSPQALRDDPCAIHRIMDWVNRDASVLVRSSEEEMVIAYEVVHDMLAFVPMRSTEFQDALLTFFGGKTSHFVHELINFARSPYDDPIAYELSVQYRSMRPELVEMPCTSAEALKRQQAKAELHNFVQFAARMDNDDCLSFEADMELEAEDSCAIDELVLVSQARIVGRAQMAESQQPQQQQQQQEPPTLQQQPPTLQQQPPTSQQPPVQPSPSQEPPTRQNNSYADAALQEAIARSMLETAQNHRRDRAPRRFWFHPSARTSAHSAWPAQLATRGTLNHGPATARRGRRNGAMDLVYAFHTYGMAPP, encoded by the exons ATGTCTACGCGTCAGATGATCTCGTGGCGCATCTATGTCTATGCCAATTCTCTGTACTCGGTGCAGCCAAGCGACAAGCGCGGCTTTCGCGAGTGGAGCCCCCAGGCGCTCAG AGACGATCCATGTGCGATTCATCGCATTATGGACTGGGTGAATCGCGATGCCTCCGTGCTCGTgcgcagcagcgaggaggagatggTCATAGCCTATGAGGTGGTGCACGACATGCTGGCGTTTGTCCCCATGCGCAGCACCGAGTTCCAGGACGCGCTGCTAACCTTCTTTGGCGGCAAGACAAGTCACTTTGTGCACGAGTTGATTAATTTTGCACGCTCGCCGTACGACGATCCAATTGCCTACGAACTGAGCGTGCAGTATCGCTCCATGCGCCCTGAGCTGGTAGAAATGCCTTGCACCTCGGCGGAGGCCCTGAAACGTCAGCAGGCCAAGGCGGAGCTGCATAACTTTGTGCAGTTTGCCGCTCGCATGGACAACGATGATTGTCTCAGCTTCGAGGCAGACATGGAGCTCGAGGCGGAGGATAGTTGTGCCATCGATGAGTTGGTTCTCGTTTCGCAAGCCAGGATTGTCGGCCGTGCCCAGATGGCAGagtcgcagcagccgcagcaacagcagcagcagcaggagccgccgacattgcagcagcaaccgccgacattgcagcagcaaccgccgACATCACAGCAGCCGCCAGTGCAGCCTTCGCCATCACAGGAGCCGCCGACTCGTCAAAACAATTCATATGCGGATGCTGCCCTGCAGGAGGCTATCGCCAGGAGCATGCTGGAAACGGCTCAGAATCATCGTCGCGATCGGGCGCCGCGTCGCTTCTGGTTCCATCCGTCGGCACGCACCTCGGCACACTCGGCCTGGCCTGCTCAATTGGCGACTCGCGGGACTTTGAATCATGGACCAGCTACAGCGCGCAGAGGTCGGCGCAATGGTGCCATGGATCTGGTTTACGCTTTCCATACGTATGGCATGGCCCCGCCGTAG